The region GTCCAGGGCCTCCCTCGTTAAATGCCCAACACCCAGTCCCACACCCACTATGTAAAGTGTCGTTTTTCTCATCAGCAATTGCGCCCTTAAATGCTTATAAAGTACATTTCGCATTGATAGTTGGTATGTCCTCTAAGGTCAAGATACCCGAGGATGGAGAGCCCATTGTGATTCAGGGTGGTGTTTGGAAAACACCGAATAAACCCATAGTGCTCTACATAGAGGGTGATGGGATTGGTCATGACATAACTCCAGTGGCCATTGAGGTTATTAATAAGGCGGTGGAGGTGGCCTACGGTAGTTCCAGGGAGATTAAGTGGGTCAGGGTCTACGCGGGTGAGGATGCGGAGAAGGAGTACGGTAATAGGTTCCCAGAGGAGACCCAGGCATTAATCACTAGGTACAGGGTGGTGCTTAAGGGCCCCCTGGAGACCCCAATTGGCGGTGGTTGGAGGTCCATAAACGTGGCCATTAGGATGATGCTTGATGCCTACGCAAACGTGAGGCCCGTTAAGTACATGCCTGGGCTCGAGTCGCCACTCAAGCACCCAGAGAGGGTGGACATGGTCATAATTAGGGAGAACACCGACGACCTCTATAGGGGCATTGAGTGGAGTTGGGATAGTAAGGAGGCCGCAAAGCTCAGGGAGTTCCTCAAGAGGGAGTTTGGGGTTGAGTTGGAGGATGACACGGGCATTGGTATAAAGCCCATGAGTAAGTTCAAGACCCAGAGGATTGCTAGGTTCGCCATTAAGTTCGCCATTGATAATAAGAGGAGGGTGGTCACGATAATGCATAAGGGGAACATCATGAAGTACACCGAGGGTGCCTTCAGGGAGTGGGCATATGAGGTTGCGCTTAGGGAGTTCAGGGACTACGTGGTCACCGAGGAGGAGGTTAATAAACTGTACGGTGGCAAGGTGCCCGAGGGTAAGATACTCATTAATGACAGGATCGCAGACAACATGTTCCAGCAAATAATAACAAGGCCTGAAAACTACGACGTCATACTGGCGCCCAACCTGAATGGGGATTACATAAGCGACGCTGCAGGAGCCTTAATAGGCGATATAGGGGTGTTGGGTGGGGCCAATGTGGGCGATACCGGGGGCATGTTCGAGGCTGTCCACGGCACGGCGCCCAAGTACGCAGGTAAGAATGTGGCCAATCCCACGGGCATTATTAGGGGTGGTGAATTAATGCTTAGGTTCATGGGTTGGGTGGAGGCTGCGAACCTGATTGATAGGGCCATTACCGAGGCCGTTAATCAGAAGAAGGTGACCCAGGACCTGGCCAGGTACATGGGTGTACAGCCCCTTGGCACTAGGGAGTTTGGCAAGGCCCTTATGGAGATAATGGAGACCTTAAAGGGTAAGTGACCAGGGCTTGGGATTTGAATTATAAAAATCCACTCACTTATTAACTACAATGGCCTCCTTACCCTTAACCTCCTCAGCCCTGGGCAGCCTGGGTTTGAGGTGCTCCTCCAATGACCTAACCACCAGCTCTATGTCCGTTGGATCCAGGTCCTTTAGTATGGGTCTATGACTCCTGTAATTAACTATGTCACTGGGATCTATCTCCACGGTCTTCACATCCTCCTCATAGTACTTGGCCTTAACTAGCACGGAACCTAGCGGGTTGACCACATGACTACCCCCGAAGAAGCCGAGGCCGTCGTACTGACCAACGGTGTTTACATAAACGGTGTAGGCCACGTTTTCCAAGGCCCTAGCGATCATGAATGTCTCGAAGTGAAGCCTTGACATGTCTGGGGCTGCGCTTATGTAGACGTGAACCTCGGCACCCCTTAGCATCATTACCCTGGAAACCTCTGGGTAGAATGCGTCGTAGCATATGGCTATGCCCACCCTGTGGCCGTTGATGTTTATTACGGGTATGTCACCCTTACCAATACCAAAGTACCTATACTCATCAAACACGCCGTAACTAGGCAGGTGCCTCTTTCTGTAAACCGCGAGCACCCCCTCGGGACCCACCGCAACTGCCGAGTTATAGAGCACGTGGGTCTCGGGGTCCCTCTCGGCAAAGCCCGTTATTACATGACAATTACGCTTAGAAGCCTCCCTAACCAACCTGCCTATGGTCTTGCCATCAATGGGCTCGGCTATTTGGAAGAACATATCCTTACTCATATAGCCAGGGAGGTAAAGCTCTGGGGTCACTATGACATCGGTCCCATCACCCACGCATAGCTCGTCCATTGCCTTAATGAGCCTGTCCAGGTTGTAATCCACATCCCCCAACTTACTACCATACTGTAGCAGGTGGAATCTAAGCATTGCATAACTACGGCAATACCCATTTTTAAAGTAATCTCCGCTGCAGAGCTCACCTAAGTTATTGAGGGGCAGGCACGAAACTTAACATGAGCACGGCACAACCTATGCCAGCTTGTTAATCTTACCCAAACCCTCACTAATCCTCCACCTTCGTAAATCATGGCAACCACAGCTGTGGGGTCCATGGGTATTGTGGGGCTACGTTGATCAAGTGTTTATAAAGGTGTAGATGATACTATGATTGGATGCCCAGGATAACCCTTGAGGACTTAATCAGGATTGATTATGAGTACGTGACACGTAGGATAACGGACTTCATAAGATCCTACATAAGGGATGCGGGGGCCAGTGGGGCCGTTATTGGGCTCAGTGGTGGTGTGGATTCGAGTGTGACGGCTTACCTACTGGTTAGGGCCCTGGGGCCTGAGTCCGTGGTGGGCCTCATAATGCCCTACAGGACAACACCCCCTGAGGACATTAGGGATGCTGAGTACGTGGCGGGGCAACTGGGTATTAAGTACTACTATATTGATATTGGTGATATTAGGAACTCCTTTGCCAGGTCAATACCCATATTCAGTGAGGAGGATAGGATATCCGCGGGCAACCTACTGCCCAGGATTAGGATGACCCTACTCTACTACTTCGCCAATAGGTTGAACATGATCGTGGTTGGCACTGGGGATAAGAGTGAATTATTGATTGGGTACTTCACGAAGTATGGTGATGGTGGTGTTGATATACTACCAATAGGGGATCTCTACAAGACCCAGGTGAGGTACCTGGGTAAGTACCTGGGGCTCCCCGATAACATAGCCTTCAAGCCCTCAAGCCCAAGGCTCTGGGAGGACCAAACCGCCGAGGGTGAGTTGGGGTTTAAGTATGAGGATGTGGATGTGATACTGGCGGCACTCGTTGATTATAGAATGACGCCGGAGCAGGCCGCTGAGGCCACGGGGAAGCCCCTGGACCTTGTGAGACTGGTTTGGCGTAGGGTGCTGAATACCGAGCACAAGAGGAGGACTCCAATAGTCCCCAGGGTGAGTATGAGGACCTTGGGAATTGATTGGAGAATGCCCGTTAATAAGACTGGGCTTTCAAACCCCTAGGCCCACTATGAACTCAAACATTTTAAACGCCTCACATAATAAGCCCTGTGGAGCAACCACTATGGCGCGCTGTTGAGGATCCAGCATACACAATGGGCGTATTCTCCACCGTAATCATAATACTGATGATTGCGGGTGCTGTGGCAATAATAATCCTCACTAAGTCATTAATCATTGGCTTTCTGGTCTCCATCCCACCGATAATGATTGCCCTGGTAATCATCATTGCCAGGGGTATGGTCAGGAGGACCGAGGTATCACTGTTCATTGATAGGCTGGTGGTTAGGAGGGGTGATGAAGTGGTGAGTGTGCCCCTTAGCAGTATTACCGAGGTCGTGGTCCACCCGGTTATTTTTAGGACCATTGGGGTTAGGAACTTCCAGATAATGCCTAAGAACGTGCTTAAGCTTAACACGTGGTCCATAACGTTCATGGAGGGTGAGAGGCCGGTGGTTAATGTGTGGGTTAGTGAGTATGAGTATGAGAGGTTGAGGAGGGTCCTTAACAGGCTTTGCAGTGCCAGGGCTTTGTGCTTAAAGGTGGAGTTGAGGGTTATTGGTAATAGGAAGGTTGAGATTAAGCCGTGAGGGCATTCACAGAGTGAGCTTATCAAGGCGCACCCGAATCCTAACACTCCCTAGACCGCCAGAAACACCCTCCACGAAGTTGGGCTTCCTGAGGGAGTTTGCAAATACCATGGCCTTCTTCAACCCCTCCTTATCCCTGGCCTTAATGTACGGTAGTAGATCCACCACGGGCTCCTTATAAAGGCACGTCTTCAACTTACCATCACTGGTTAGCCTCATTGTGGTACAGCCTGCGCAGAATGTGGGGTTGTTGTAATTCTTAACAATCTCAACCCTGACGCCATCAACCTCGTAAATGGGCCTGTTATGGAGATCCTTACGCGTACCCAGCAACTTACCATGCCTATTTAACCAGGTTATTACGTCACTCAGGTCATCATAGTATCTACTAAATATTGGGAACCCATCACCCATGGGCATGAGCTCGATAAGCTGTAACGTGAAGCCGTACTTCGAGGCATACCTAATCATCATGGGTATCTCATCCGTATTCAAACCCCTCAAGACGACCATGTTGATCTTAACCTGTTTAAAGCCTAGGCTGCTCACGTAGTCCAGGTTCTCGAGAACCCTGTCCAGGGCGTCAACGCCGGTTATGAACTTGTACTTCCTTGGGTCCAGGGAGTGGAGTGAGACGTTTAGCCTCATTAGGCCATGGCTCAGTAAGTCCTTTGCGTAAACATCCAGTAGGTAGCCGTTGGTTGTCATTGAGAGGTCCTTGGGCCCTAACCTACTTATTGCATCAACAACATCCACAATATCCCTCCTGAGCAGGGGTTCCCCACCTGTGATTTTGAAGTCCTCAACCCCCAATTCCATGGCGGCCTCCGCAACGAAGCCTATGTCCTCGGCGCTCAATTTACTTCCCTGAAACCTGGCCTGGCCCTCGAAATGACAGAATATGCACCTGTAATTACATGTATCATCAACCACAATCCTGAGCTTTAGCCAGGGCCTTCCATAACCATCAATAAGCATCCATCACTGTCACTGGTAATGCGCTATTAAATACTGTGTCACCTTGATAATTAAGATTGATCATTTAGTCTATGAACTTATTACCGTGTATCTTATCGATTAGGTAATCATGGAGGAACCTGAGGCCGTGTGATGACAGGGCCTCTATCTCCACCTTCTTCTTTGTCCTTAGGAATAATTCTATTTCCCTCTTCCACTGGTCCGTTTGGAACCATGGGTACTTAAGTAATTCCTGGGCCCTCTTGATGTCCCTGTCCGTTGCCTTTATCACGTACTCATCCTTAATACTGTAATTCTTTATATCCGAAGCCGTGACCCCCACGAATTTCGCATTGGGTGTTGCCAGTCTATCGCTTTCGTAACTCAGCTTTATGGACCCGCTCTTGTAGACGCTGTATATGTACCACCCGTATGGGTCCGAGTCCGTTAGCACGTACACAGGTAATTTATACTCCTCATTGAGCCTCCTAACAAACCTCCTGGTTGCCCTGTCCGGCATACCCTTGGCAGTTATCAATAGGCAATTCTCCCTCTTCCAGAACCCCTCCCTATTGAGCCTCTGGAATATTGCGTCCTTCTCTATGACCAGCACGTAGTTGGCCTCCACCTTGACCACATCCAGCTCGTCGGGGTTGGGTGGTAGGCTTAGTGCTGTATCGCCTAGCTTGGTGGCGTCTATCTCGAAGCCCTTGGACCTGACTATTATGGGGCCCACAACCTTACCCTTAACATCAGCCGAGAGCCCCATCTCCTCTCTGAGTATTCCCGTGGCCACCTCAATATCCTCAATAACCGCGTTGGACTCTGACTGCTCATCCCACGTGTTCTCCCTAATCACCTTACCCACGGCCTCCGCCCTGAACTCCATGGTGTGCTTACCATTGTAGTAGAGATCCCTTATGGTTGGGTAAACACCCTCCCTTATGGCCTGCACGATAAGCCTTAGCATGAGCATTGTCTGCATGAACCTCTTGGCCTCCTTTAGGTCCAGGAACCTCCTCCTAAGCTTCTCGGGCCCTAGGACAAGCATCTTCCTCTCTGGATCCCACACCGTGTTGCTGAGGGTTCTCGATGGTATTTCAAGCACTGGCTCTTCAAGTTTCATGATACTACCAGTGGGTCCTTGGCCCCATTCCTCAAGTATCCTTAGTACCTCATCCCTCGCCTTTGCCACGTAAACGTGGGTTAACCCCTGGATTTAAGCCTTAGCCCTGTTAATTAGTGGTATATTTTAAATATAGCCATATATTGGTGTAAATTGATGGTGAACCCAAAGTCCCTCAGGGGTAGGGACTTCATAACGCTGATGGATTACACAACCGAGGAGATAAAGTACCTACTGGCCTTGTCCAGGGATTTGAAGTCCAGGTATTACCAGGGCGATAGGTATACACCCATACTCACGGGTAGGACGCTGCTCATGATATTCGAGAAGCCCAGCACAAGGACCAGGGTTAGCCTTGACGTTGCCGCCACGCAATTGGGCATGCACGTGATATACTCAAACCCACAGGAGCTTCAGCTTGGGCGTGGCGAGACCATAGCGGATACGGCCAGGGTTGTGGATAGGTTTGTGGATGCCATAGCGGCCAGGGTTTATAGGCACGAGACCCTCCTGGAGCTGGCTAGGTACGCCGTGGCCCCCGTCATCAATGCCCTAAGCGATCAGGAACACCCACTCCAAGCCCTTGCTGATGCGCTCACCCTGTGGGAGGTTAAGGGCAGGTTAGAGGGTTTGAAGGTGGCATTTGTGGGTGATGGGGATAATAATGTGGCCCATAGCCTAATGATAATAGGGGCCAAGTTGGGTTGGGAGGTTAGGATAATAGCGCCAAGGAAGTACTGGCCCACCAAGCTCGCTGAGGAATTGACTGAGGAGACCAGGAGGACAGGGGCTCAGTTGGTGATTAGTGATAATACCGATGATGTGAGGGGTGTGGATGCAGTTTATACGGATGTGTGGGTTAGCATGGGCATGGAGGCTGAGGCCCAGGAGAGGAGGCAGTTGCTGAGGCCGTACCAGGTCAATGCGGAGTTGATGGCCAGGGCTGGTAAGCAAGCGGTCTTTATGCACTGCCTCCCTGCGCATAGGGGTGAGGAGGTCACTGACGATGTTATTGATGGGCCGCAAAGCATTGTTTGGGATCAGGCGGAGAATAGGCTGCACACAGCCAAGGCTGTGTTGCTGGCATTGCTTGCGTAGGTTAAGTGTGTAAGCTTTATTAATGATGAGGAGCCCATTAACACGATGAGGGTCCCCAAAGCCCTGGTGGTTACATTAATAATCATGATGGTGGCGGGCACCGCATTAGCCGCCCAGTGGGTCATGGTGACTGAGTACGAGAACTCAACAACCATACACGCACTGGCAGTCAGCTCAAATAGCACAGGCGCTGTCATTAACATAACAATAACCGCCGTAACCCCAGGGAGCGGTAATGTATACGTAGCAGCAAACCCACTACCCACGGCTGAGAGTGGTACATTCCTATCATCATCGCAAATAGCGGCTCTCGTGGCCACGTACCTGGCCAACCAATCATTCACAAGGTACGACTTCCTAATAAACGTGGAACCCACAACACTAGAAATTGGCGGGCCCTCCGCGAGTGGTTACATGACCGTGGCCATGTGGGCATTAATAACAAACCACACATTAAACCCAGACGTGGTGATGACAGGCATGATATTACCCGACGGCACCATAGGGCCCGTGGGCGGCCTCCCCGAGAAGATAGCAGCCGCCGCTCAGGAGGGTTACGAGGTTGTGCTTATACCGTATGGCCAGCAGATGTACCAAACCCAGTCTGGTCAGGTAATTAATTTGATAAGTTATGGTAAAAGATTGGGTGTTGATGTGATCCCCGTGATGGATGTTAGGCAGGCCATTTACTACTTCACGGGGGTCAACATGACCATACCTAACATACCCCCATCAGAACTTAAGAATGATTATTACATGAACATAACGAAGTTCCTGTGGGATAGGATATACGAGAGGCTTGTCGAGAGTGGTGCTGTTAATTCCACAGACCCCAACGTGGTGAATTACGTCAGGCAGGCAATGAACGCCGCCAATGATAATGAGTACTACACAGCAGCAAGCCTTGGTTACACGGCCCTCATTAATTACTACCGAGATGAATTACAGAATTACACGGTGCCTCAGTTACGGCAATTAGTGAATACTCTAACTAATGAATTGAATTATTACCAGAACGTGATGTCCAGTGTTAATACGACAACCGCCAATGTGGACATTGTAATAGGCATTTATGATAGGATTCAAGAGGCCCAGCAATTACTATCCCAGGCGGAGCAGGACTTATCCAGTGGCGATATTACTGACGCCATTA is a window of Vulcanisaeta thermophila DNA encoding:
- a CDS encoding NADP-dependent isocitrate dehydrogenase, which produces MSSKVKIPEDGEPIVIQGGVWKTPNKPIVLYIEGDGIGHDITPVAIEVINKAVEVAYGSSREIKWVRVYAGEDAEKEYGNRFPEETQALITRYRVVLKGPLETPIGGGWRSINVAIRMMLDAYANVRPVKYMPGLESPLKHPERVDMVIIRENTDDLYRGIEWSWDSKEAAKLREFLKREFGVELEDDTGIGIKPMSKFKTQRIARFAIKFAIDNKRRVVTIMHKGNIMKYTEGAFREWAYEVALREFRDYVVTEEEVNKLYGGKVPEGKILINDRIADNMFQQIITRPENYDVILAPNLNGDYISDAAGALIGDIGVLGGANVGDTGGMFEAVHGTAPKYAGKNVANPTGIIRGGELMLRFMGWVEAANLIDRAITEAVNQKKVTQDLARYMGVQPLGTREFGKALMEIMETLKGK
- a CDS encoding carbon-nitrogen hydrolase family protein; the protein is MLRFHLLQYGSKLGDVDYNLDRLIKAMDELCVGDGTDVIVTPELYLPGYMSKDMFFQIAEPIDGKTIGRLVREASKRNCHVITGFAERDPETHVLYNSAVAVGPEGVLAVYRKRHLPSYGVFDEYRYFGIGKGDIPVININGHRVGIAICYDAFYPEVSRVMMLRGAEVHVYISAAPDMSRLHFETFMIARALENVAYTVYVNTVGQYDGLGFFGGSHVVNPLGSVLVKAKYYEEDVKTVEIDPSDIVNYRSHRPILKDLDPTDIELVVRSLEEHLKPRLPRAEEVKGKEAIVVNK
- a CDS encoding NAD+ synthase, which gives rise to MPRITLEDLIRIDYEYVTRRITDFIRSYIRDAGASGAVIGLSGGVDSSVTAYLLVRALGPESVVGLIMPYRTTPPEDIRDAEYVAGQLGIKYYYIDIGDIRNSFARSIPIFSEEDRISAGNLLPRIRMTLLYYFANRLNMIVVGTGDKSELLIGYFTKYGDGGVDILPIGDLYKTQVRYLGKYLGLPDNIAFKPSSPRLWEDQTAEGELGFKYEDVDVILAALVDYRMTPEQAAEATGKPLDLVRLVWRRVLNTEHKRRTPIVPRVSMRTLGIDWRMPVNKTGLSNP
- the moaA gene encoding GTP 3',8-cyclase MoaA, coding for MLIDGYGRPWLKLRIVVDDTCNYRCIFCHFEGQARFQGSKLSAEDIGFVAEAAMELGVEDFKITGGEPLLRRDIVDVVDAISRLGPKDLSMTTNGYLLDVYAKDLLSHGLMRLNVSLHSLDPRKYKFITGVDALDRVLENLDYVSSLGFKQVKINMVVLRGLNTDEIPMMIRYASKYGFTLQLIELMPMGDGFPIFSRYYDDLSDVITWLNRHGKLLGTRKDLHNRPIYEVDGVRVEIVKNYNNPTFCAGCTTMRLTSDGKLKTCLYKEPVVDLLPYIKARDKEGLKKAMVFANSLRKPNFVEGVSGGLGSVRIRVRLDKLTL
- a CDS encoding DNA topoisomerase IV subunit A: MAKARDEVLRILEEWGQGPTGSIMKLEEPVLEIPSRTLSNTVWDPERKMLVLGPEKLRRRFLDLKEAKRFMQTMLMLRLIVQAIREGVYPTIRDLYYNGKHTMEFRAEAVGKVIRENTWDEQSESNAVIEDIEVATGILREEMGLSADVKGKVVGPIIVRSKGFEIDATKLGDTALSLPPNPDELDVVKVEANYVLVIEKDAIFQRLNREGFWKRENCLLITAKGMPDRATRRFVRRLNEEYKLPVYVLTDSDPYGWYIYSVYKSGSIKLSYESDRLATPNAKFVGVTASDIKNYSIKDEYVIKATDRDIKRAQELLKYPWFQTDQWKREIELFLRTKKKVEIEALSSHGLRFLHDYLIDKIHGNKFID
- the argF gene encoding ornithine carbamoyltransferase, which produces MVNPKSLRGRDFITLMDYTTEEIKYLLALSRDLKSRYYQGDRYTPILTGRTLLMIFEKPSTRTRVSLDVAATQLGMHVIYSNPQELQLGRGETIADTARVVDRFVDAIAARVYRHETLLELARYAVAPVINALSDQEHPLQALADALTLWEVKGRLEGLKVAFVGDGDNNVAHSLMIIGAKLGWEVRIIAPRKYWPTKLAEELTEETRRTGAQLVISDNTDDVRGVDAVYTDVWVSMGMEAEAQERRQLLRPYQVNAELMARAGKQAVFMHCLPAHRGEEVTDDVIDGPQSIVWDQAENRLHTAKAVLLALLA
- a CDS encoding S16 family serine protease, giving the protein MRVPKALVVTLIIMMVAGTALAAQWVMVTEYENSTTIHALAVSSNSTGAVINITITAVTPGSGNVYVAANPLPTAESGTFLSSSQIAALVATYLANQSFTRYDFLINVEPTTLEIGGPSASGYMTVAMWALITNHTLNPDVVMTGMILPDGTIGPVGGLPEKIAAAAQEGYEVVLIPYGQQMYQTQSGQVINLISYGKRLGVDVIPVMDVRQAIYYFTGVNMTIPNIPPSELKNDYYMNITKFLWDRIYERLVESGAVNSTDPNVVNYVRQAMNAANDNEYYTAASLGYTALINYYRDELQNYTVPQLRQLVNTLTNELNYYQNVMSSVNTTTANVDIVIGIYDRIQEAQQLLSQAEQDLSSGDITDAISNIAIAKARTETLSDWLSVLNAINGGVPINETALERLSAIYLTYAQSITGYTLSLANAVGVPSSSIGLNTVLQELQQSQNNYQNGLYLLALAQSLDVISTDDVALHELFMPVINGQPTIGYLINITNYVRGLAVYNTYIAENKCDLFPMLSISYIDYGNYFLNQYYTSGDEGDLVTALSLYELAASYSQAIYELARSTSSCGYAYSVGPIYPYNPVFNSSAGFTTVTIGSLGQVNVVNLVIGIVLIVVAIEVAIFSIRGLRR